A genomic window from Cydia amplana chromosome 3, ilCydAmpl1.1, whole genome shotgun sequence includes:
- the LOC134662734 gene encoding beta-1,4-galactosyltransferase 1-like, whose amino-acid sequence MILSSYRKKNLKKNISAVLLLAVITINFFCTHGIYNYPHVSGDAIDSVLYKEVISTVLKNDRSNCTYEDVLKSAHTIHPWHVRKSYDDFDAKGIERGTFSPEHCNPLFSVAILVTYRNMQKQLDIFLPYIHNFLRKQNIHYKLYLIEQQDLKPFNKGLLYNVGARAAMADGFPCLLLHDVDLLPLDSANLYACTTQPRHLSASIDKLRFVLIYDWLVGGVLAVRAAQFEQLNGFSNTFWEWGGEDDDFYNRMKEQDMKVIRFHRSMSRYTMVRHPASQKNSARFERLALNRAEPGPARAHDGLRTAQAFVRREEHRLFTLLAVTI is encoded by the exons ATGATACTTTCGAGTTACCGCAaaaagaatctaaaaaaaaatatttcggcTGTACTCCTACTCGCAGTAATAACGATCAACTTCTTCTGTACTCATGGAATTTATAACTACCCACACGTATCTGGCGACGCCATAGACTCGGTTCTGTATAAAGAAGTAATTTCTACCGTTTTAAAGAATGACAGATCGAACTGCACATATGAAGATGTTCTAAAAAGTGCACATACAATTCACCCTTGGCACGTGCGAAAGAGTTACGACGACTTTGACGCTAAAGGCATTGAACGCGGGACATTTTCACCGGAGCACTGCAACCCACTCTTCAGTGTGGCAATACTGGTCACATATAGAAACATGCAAAAGCAACTTGATATCTTCTTGCCCTATATACATAACTTTTTGAGgaaacaaaatattcattacaa GCTATATTTGATCGAGCAGCAAGACCTCAAGCCCTTCAACAAGGGTCTCCTGTACAACGTGGGCGCCCGCGCCGCCATGGCCGACGGCTTCCCCTGCCTCCTCCTGCACGACGTGGACCTGCTGCCCCTCGACTCCGCCAACCTCTACGCCTGCACGACGCAGCCGCGCCATCTCAGCGCGAGCATAGACAAGCTCCGATTCGTGTTAATCTATGACTGGCTGGTCGGAGGCGTGCTGGCCGTGCGGGCGGCGCAGTTTGAGCAGTTGAACGGGTTTTCTAACACGTTTTGGGAGTGGGGAGGCGAGGACGATGATTTTTATAATAGGATGAAGGAGCAGGATATGAAAGTTATCAG GTTCCATCGTTCAATGTCCCGCTACACGATGGTGCGCCACCCAGCGTCGCAGAAGAACTCAGCCCGCTTCGAGCGGCTGGCGCTCAATCGCGCCGAGCCTGGACCTGCGCGCGCGCACGACGGGCTGCGAACGGCGCAAGCATTCGTACGCAGGGAGGAGCATCGACTGTTTACACTGCTCGCGGTTACTatataa